In one window of Tripterygium wilfordii isolate XIE 37 chromosome 1, ASM1340144v1, whole genome shotgun sequence DNA:
- the LOC120001900 gene encoding auxin transporter-like protein 2, whose amino-acid sequence MAPEKQAEEAIIQSFETEAGEAEEEKGDHSKFSLTSLLWHGGSVYDAWFSCASNQVAQVLLTLPYSFSQMGMVSGIILQVFYGLLGSWTAYLISVLYIEYRTRKEKENFNFKNHVIQWFEVLDGLLGPTWKVIGLAFNCTFLLFGSVIQLIGCASNIYYINDDMDKRTWTYIFGACCATSVFIPSFHNYRVWSFLGLGMTTFTAWYLTIAAILHGQVEGVTHSGPKKLVLYFTGATNILYTFGGHAVTVEIMHAMWKPKKFKSIYLLATLYVYTLTIPSSVAMYWAFGDQLLTHSNAFSLLPRDGWRDTAVILMLIHQFITFGFASTPLYFVWEKVIKMHDTQSIFLRALIRLPVVVPIWFLAIIFPFFGPINSAVGALLVSFTVYIIPALAHMITYKSASARKNAAEKPPFFLPSWTGMYIVNGFIVVWVIIVGFGIGGWASVTNFINQIDTFGLFAKCYQCPKPEPASPGGSGPHH is encoded by the exons ATGGCACCAGAGAAACAAGCGGAGGAAGCCATTATTCAGAGCTTTGAAACAGAGGCTGGAGAGGCAGAGGAAGAGAAAGGAGACCACTCTAAGTTTAGCCTCACAAGCCTTCTCTGGCATGGTGGTTCTGTATATGATGCCTGGTTCAGCTGTGCCTCAAATCAG GTTGCTCAAGTGCTGTTGACTCTGCCATACTCATTCTCTCAAATGGGTATGGTCTCAGGCATCATACTGCAGGTGTTTTATGGTTTATTGGGAAGCTGGACTGCTTATCTCATTAGTGTTCTTTACATCGAATACCGAACCaggaaggagaaagaaaatttCAACTTCAAGAACCATGTCATTCAG TGGTTTGAAGTGCTGGATGGGTTACTGGGTCCAACCTGGAAAGTAATTGGACTGGCTTTTAACTgtacttttcttctctttggaTCAGTTATTCAACTTATAGGATGTGCAag TAACATATATTACATAAATGATGATATGGACAAGAGGACATGGACATATATATTTGGAGCTTGCTGTGCTACTAGTGTGTTCATACCCTCATTTCACAACTACAGAGTTTGGTCTTTTCTTGGGCTTGGAATGACCACCTTCACTGCTTGGTATTTGACCATTGCTGCCATTCTCCATGGCCAg GTAGAGGGGGTAACTCACTCAGGCCCTAAGAAGTTGGTATTATATTTCACTGGAGCCACTAATATCCTGTACACCTTTGGTGGACATGCTGTCACTGT TGAAATTATGCATGCAATGTGGAAGCCTAAGAAGTTCAAGTCCATTTATCTCCTTGCCACACTCTATGTATACACCTTAACCATTCCATCGTCCGTTGCCATGTACTGGGCCTTCGGTGATCAACTCCTCACCCATTCCAACGCCTTCTCACTCCTTCCCCGCGATGGATGGCGTGACACTGCAGTTATCCTAATGCTCATTCACCAG TTTATAACGTTTGGGTTTGCAAGTACACCTTTGTATTTTGTGTGGGAAAAAGTGATAAAAATGCATGATACACAGAGCATATTTTTGAGGGCACTCATTAGGTTGCCTGTTGTGGTACCTATTTGGTTCTTGGCCATTATATTTCCATTCTTCGGACCGATCAACTCGGCTGTGGGAGCTCTTCTTGTCAGCTTCACTGTCTACATCATCCCTGCTCTGGCTCATATGATCACTTACAAATCTGCCTCTGCTCGAAAG AATGCAGCAGAAAAACCTCCATTTTTCCTCCCAAGCTGGACAGGAATGTATATAGTGAATGGATTCATTGTGGTTTGGGTGATTATTGTTGGCTTTGGAATAGGAGGTTGGGCTAGTGTAACCAACTTCATCAACCAAATTGACACTTTTGGACTCTTTGCCAAGTGCTACCAGTGCCCCAAACCCGAGCCAGCTTCACCAGGAGGGTCAGGACCACATCACTGA
- the LOC119993242 gene encoding uncharacterized protein LOC119993242 isoform X2 produces MPRSPRKKKHNPIIHPTILKTETALRFLFLTAMAESSPFTFANTHSPTPASGTQFSLGSVREDYSDRCHHRRVVCVRRNAHRSSSAVKSVDFVISQDNVANKFEDQKNSLAADGWWNRSDL; encoded by the exons ATGCCCAGATCGCCccggaaaaaaaaacacaatccgATCATTCATCCAACAATACTGAAGACTGAGACTGCTCTTAGGTTCCTTTTCTTGACGGCAATGGCAGAATCCTCACCTTTCACCTTTGCTAACACACACAGTCCAACACCAGCATCTG GAACCCAGTTTAGTTTGGGCTCGGTTAGGGAAGATTACAGTGACAGATGCCACCACAGGCGTGTGGTTTGCGTAAGACGCAATGCCCATCGGAGTTCCAGTGCTGTAAAGTCAgttgattttgttatttctCAAGATAATGTCGCGAACAAGTTCGAGGATCAGAAAAATTCGTTGGCTGCTGATGGGTGGTG GAATCGGTCTGATCTTTAA
- the LOC119993242 gene encoding uncharacterized protein LOC119993242 isoform X1, with amino-acid sequence MPRSPRKKKHNPIIHPTILKTETALRFLFLTAMAESSPFTFANTHSPTPASGTQFSLGSVREDYSDRCHHRRVVCVRRNAHRSSSAVKSVDFVISQDNVANKFEDQKNSLAADGWCSSHRVSALILETQVRMNPI; translated from the exons ATGCCCAGATCGCCccggaaaaaaaaacacaatccgATCATTCATCCAACAATACTGAAGACTGAGACTGCTCTTAGGTTCCTTTTCTTGACGGCAATGGCAGAATCCTCACCTTTCACCTTTGCTAACACACACAGTCCAACACCAGCATCTG GAACCCAGTTTAGTTTGGGCTCGGTTAGGGAAGATTACAGTGACAGATGCCACCACAGGCGTGTGGTTTGCGTAAGACGCAATGCCCATCGGAGTTCCAGTGCTGTAAAGTCAgttgattttgttatttctCAAGATAATGTCGCGAACAAGTTCGAGGATCAGAAAAATTCGTTGGCTGCTGATGGGTGGTG CAGTTCTCACAGAGTTAGTGCTTTAATCTTAGAGACACAAGTGAGGATGAATCCAATTTGA
- the LOC119993242 gene encoding uncharacterized protein LOC119993242 isoform X3: MPRSPRKKKHNPIIHPTILKTETALRFLFLTAMAESSPFTFANTHSPTPASGTQFSLGSVREDYSDRCHHRRVVCVRRNAHRSSSAVKSVDFVISQDNVANKFEDQKNSLAADGWWLVLIMEVLDYSFFFHGFFVQISFSFKTRVLLRIPSFTLLFH, encoded by the exons ATGCCCAGATCGCCccggaaaaaaaaacacaatccgATCATTCATCCAACAATACTGAAGACTGAGACTGCTCTTAGGTTCCTTTTCTTGACGGCAATGGCAGAATCCTCACCTTTCACCTTTGCTAACACACACAGTCCAACACCAGCATCTG GAACCCAGTTTAGTTTGGGCTCGGTTAGGGAAGATTACAGTGACAGATGCCACCACAGGCGTGTGGTTTGCGTAAGACGCAATGCCCATCGGAGTTCCAGTGCTGTAAAGTCAgttgattttgttatttctCAAGATAATGTCGCGAACAAGTTCGAGGATCAGAAAAATTCGTTGGCTGCTGATGGGTGGTGGTTAGTATTGATCATGGAAGTTCTTGattattctttcttctttcacgGCTTTTTCGTACaaatttcttttagttttaagACGAGGGTTCTTTTGCGAATACCCAGTTTTACATTGTTGTTTCATTAA